The following coding sequences lie in one Lysobacter capsici genomic window:
- a CDS encoding extracellular catalytic domain type 1 short-chain-length polyhydroxyalkanoate depolymerase, with protein MYELRKSLRRRLILALAALMLAVAIPSPSYAAGYFNGAYISVFGARDYHGYVPTSYRPGVAMPLLVALHGCTENDVGFELLSGWARVAEERGFIVVFPDQNNFANPAGCWNWFLGSNRHRGMGEPALIAGITNKVRSQYAVDAKRIYVTGVSAGGVMANIMAIAYPDVYAATSILAGCEYDCDILQQQSGAASGNKAIAEMGGRRRAVPAIIFQGTADRVVPPATADRIAAQWATIDGIDAVADDVEYGQVPGGRSYTRTTYRDAAGQSLIEQYMIDGAGHAYPGGCACSLYGDTSGPDASNLSWDFFLAHPKP; from the coding sequence ATGTACGAGTTGCGCAAGTCGCTACGCCGACGCCTCATCCTCGCGCTGGCCGCGCTGATGCTGGCCGTCGCGATCCCGAGCCCGTCCTACGCCGCCGGTTATTTCAACGGCGCCTACATCAGCGTGTTCGGCGCGCGCGACTACCATGGCTATGTGCCGACGAGTTACCGCCCCGGCGTGGCGATGCCGTTGCTGGTCGCGCTGCACGGCTGCACCGAGAACGATGTCGGCTTCGAACTGTTGTCGGGCTGGGCGCGCGTCGCCGAGGAGCGCGGCTTCATCGTCGTGTTTCCCGACCAGAACAATTTCGCCAACCCGGCCGGCTGCTGGAACTGGTTCCTGGGCAGCAACCGTCACCGCGGCATGGGCGAGCCTGCGCTGATCGCCGGCATCACCAACAAGGTGCGCTCGCAGTACGCCGTGGATGCGAAGCGGATCTACGTCACCGGCGTGTCCGCGGGCGGGGTCATGGCCAACATCATGGCCATCGCCTATCCCGACGTGTATGCGGCCACCAGCATCCTAGCCGGCTGCGAGTACGACTGCGACATCCTGCAACAGCAATCGGGGGCTGCGTCGGGCAACAAGGCGATCGCCGAGATGGGCGGCCGCCGTCGCGCCGTGCCCGCGATCATTTTCCAGGGCACCGCCGATCGGGTGGTTCCGCCGGCCACCGCCGATCGCATCGCCGCGCAATGGGCCACCATCGACGGCATCGACGCGGTCGCCGATGACGTCGAGTACGGGCAGGTTCCCGGCGGGCGCTCGTATACGCGCACCACGTATCGCGATGCCGCGGGCCAGTCGCTGATCGAGCAATACATGATCGACGGCGCGGGCCATGCCTATCCCGGCGGCTGCGCCTGCAGCCTGTACGGCGATACCTCCGGCCCCGACGCCAGCAACCTGAGCTGGGATTTCTTTCTCGCTCATCCCAAGCCATGA
- a CDS encoding MaoC family dehydratase, whose protein sequence is MTARYSLDTVADFVSREIGVTDWQAVEQATIDQFASATGDRQWIHVDVERCRQESPFGGPIAHGFLLLSLLAPMQMRLGLMPSGVSRAINAGLGEVKFQSPVLAGESVRLRVTLESVEAKGADRLLMVTRNVLEVQGKDKPALTASMAAMLYR, encoded by the coding sequence ATGACCGCTCGCTACAGCCTGGACACCGTCGCCGACTTCGTTTCCCGGGAAATCGGCGTGACCGACTGGCAGGCGGTCGAGCAGGCGACGATCGATCAATTCGCCTCGGCCACAGGCGACCGGCAATGGATCCATGTCGATGTCGAACGTTGTCGCCAGGAAAGCCCGTTCGGCGGCCCGATCGCGCACGGGTTCTTGCTGCTGTCCTTGCTCGCGCCGATGCAGATGCGGCTGGGGCTGATGCCATCGGGCGTGTCGCGGGCGATCAACGCCGGCCTGGGCGAGGTGAAGTTCCAGTCGCCGGTGCTCGCCGGCGAATCGGTGCGGCTGCGCGTGACGCTAGAATCGGTCGAAGCCAAGGGCGCCGACCGCTTGTTGATGGTGACCCGCAACGTGCTGGAAGTGCAGGGCAAGGACAAGCCCGCGCTGACCGCGAGCATGGCGGCGATGCTGTATCGCTAG
- a CDS encoding AraC family transcriptional regulator: MSATVPSTRVEFSARNAPSAAGAMGGWSTVSSPGFGSADIQLTRPEGRMGWLASQSVGALQLNHIALSGLHMRRTPLHLSGLAQNYVLALPAAGRSRNVVGGHEVLLEPQRIYLISAAVVGEVQPEGHYESFNTLIPVHLLRQRVSNLPTVFSAPLDGSDPRAELLGVYARQIDRLAGQLGDGEAQVLTTQLCDLVALMLRGDTRTFCDDRSLAAAHKQKALDCIESHYPDEDLSAETIARRCGISEGYLHRLFRDSDQSVMERLRALRLSKAREMLTSAALANLPISEIAYRNGFRSQSNFCRVFRQNYGVSPTQLRRH; encoded by the coding sequence ATGTCCGCAACCGTTCCTTCCACGCGCGTGGAGTTTTCCGCGAGGAATGCGCCGAGCGCCGCGGGCGCGATGGGCGGCTGGTCGACCGTGTCCTCGCCCGGGTTCGGCAGCGCCGACATCCAGCTGACCCGGCCCGAAGGCCGCATGGGCTGGCTGGCGAGCCAGTCGGTCGGCGCGCTGCAACTCAATCACATCGCGCTCAGCGGCCTGCACATGCGCCGCACGCCGTTGCATCTGTCGGGGTTGGCGCAGAACTACGTACTTGCGCTGCCGGCGGCCGGCCGCTCGCGCAACGTCGTCGGTGGCCACGAGGTGTTGCTGGAACCGCAACGCATCTATCTGATTTCCGCGGCGGTGGTCGGCGAGGTACAGCCCGAAGGCCACTACGAAAGCTTCAATACCCTGATCCCGGTGCATCTGCTGCGCCAGCGCGTGTCCAACCTGCCGACGGTGTTTTCCGCGCCGCTCGACGGCAGCGACCCGCGCGCCGAACTGCTCGGCGTGTACGCGCGCCAGATCGATCGGCTCGCCGGCCAGCTCGGCGACGGCGAAGCGCAGGTGCTGACCACCCAGCTGTGCGATCTGGTCGCGCTGATGCTGCGCGGCGATACCCGCACCTTCTGCGACGACCGCTCGCTGGCCGCCGCGCACAAGCAGAAAGCGCTGGACTGCATCGAATCGCATTACCCCGACGAAGACCTGTCAGCCGAAACCATCGCCCGGCGCTGCGGCATCTCCGAGGGCTATCTGCATCGGCTGTTCCGCGACAGCGACCAATCGGTGATGGAACGCCTGCGCGCGCTGCGCCTGAGCAAGGCGCGCGAGATGTTGACCAGCGCCGCGCTGGCGAATCTGCCGATCTCGGAAATCGCCTACCGCAACGGCTTTCGCTCGCAGTCGAATTTCTGCCGGGTGTTCCGCCAGAACTACGGGGTGTCGCCGACCCAGTTGCGCCGTCACTGA
- a CDS encoding TonB-dependent receptor translates to MKQGILSAAIGLAMLTPLPQAQAQDAAAPEQAQSAEASAKKPTQLESVTVTARKREETLQDVPIAVSAFTASALFEQNVRNLGDLQGKVPSLQVYAARGSNTTLTAYIRGIGQADPTWGFDPAVGVYLDDVYLARPQGALLDVFDVSRIEVLRGPQGSLYGKNTIGGAIKYVSNPLPKTTRGSVEASIGTHGEQGVKASLGGASDDGVWRARVAAASMHNDGYGENLTYDSRNGNKNTNAARATLGFFPSDEFSIELALDGMHDNSNPRGARMLKANRFYPSYRPLDSDYDTRSGMPQVNHSELEGVALTAKWIANADWSFKSVTAYRSSETRSNIDFDTLPQKIGDAGGSYSDHQFSQELQANFDSGGSVHGVFGLFYFNGAAGGINRSTFLGSPPYTTLGLSQFAVSSGQVDTRSVAAYADFSWDIDPDWSLDVGLRFTDETKRALILNYAYADPAFQRPIAELANFTGSNSSRNVSPKVSLSWRANDRINLYASYNTGFHSGGYNIRANCAVIPSSCRPIDDEKVQSYELGSKMSFFDDRLMINTSVFHNDYSNIQLSVFTSYTLPGGSTGFFGDYTNAGKGYIQGLEQEFAWKPSEHWTLSGNFAYLRTRYSEYLSGGVDIADSQRFTNAPRWSGGLSLYGHYPLARGGSLGGRINYSYQTKVYPETTLSPLIAQRAYGLWNAGLIWQVNEPWTLSLQGSNLADKSYRTTGYNVAALDIVTGFYGAPRTVSLSARYEF, encoded by the coding sequence ATGAAACAAGGGATTTTGAGCGCGGCGATCGGTCTGGCGATGCTGACGCCTCTGCCGCAGGCACAGGCGCAGGACGCCGCCGCGCCCGAGCAAGCGCAAAGCGCCGAAGCCTCGGCAAAGAAACCGACCCAACTGGAATCGGTCACCGTGACTGCGCGCAAACGCGAGGAAACCCTGCAGGACGTACCGATCGCGGTCAGCGCGTTCACCGCTTCGGCCTTGTTCGAACAGAACGTGCGCAACCTCGGCGACCTGCAGGGCAAGGTGCCGTCGTTGCAGGTGTATGCCGCGCGCGGCTCCAACACGACCTTGACCGCCTACATCCGCGGCATCGGCCAGGCCGATCCGACCTGGGGCTTCGATCCCGCGGTCGGCGTCTACCTCGACGATGTCTACCTGGCCCGCCCGCAGGGCGCGTTGCTCGACGTGTTCGATGTCAGCCGGATCGAAGTGCTGCGCGGCCCGCAGGGCAGCCTGTACGGCAAGAACACCATCGGCGGCGCGATCAAGTACGTGTCCAACCCCTTGCCGAAAACCACCCGCGGTTCGGTCGAGGCCAGCATCGGCACCCACGGCGAGCAGGGCGTCAAGGCGAGCCTCGGCGGCGCCAGCGACGACGGCGTGTGGCGCGCGCGGGTCGCGGCGGCGAGCATGCACAACGACGGCTACGGCGAAAACCTCACCTACGACAGCCGCAACGGCAACAAGAACACCAATGCCGCGCGCGCGACCCTGGGCTTCTTTCCCTCCGACGAGTTCAGCATCGAGCTGGCGCTCGACGGCATGCACGACAATTCGAACCCGCGCGGCGCCAGGATGCTCAAGGCGAACCGCTTCTATCCGTCGTACCGTCCGCTCGACAGCGATTACGACACCCGCAGCGGCATGCCGCAGGTCAATCACAGCGAACTCGAAGGCGTCGCGCTCACCGCCAAATGGATCGCCAATGCCGATTGGAGCTTCAAGTCGGTCACCGCCTACCGCAGTTCGGAAACCCGCTCGAACATCGATTTCGACACCCTGCCGCAGAAGATCGGCGACGCCGGCGGCAGCTACAGCGATCATCAGTTCAGCCAGGAGCTGCAGGCGAATTTCGATTCCGGTGGCAGCGTGCATGGCGTGTTCGGGCTGTTCTATTTCAACGGCGCCGCCGGCGGCATCAACCGCAGCACGTTTCTCGGGTCGCCGCCGTACACCACGCTGGGCCTGTCGCAGTTCGCGGTCAGCAGCGGCCAGGTCGACACCCGCAGCGTCGCGGCCTACGCCGATTTCAGCTGGGACATCGACCCGGACTGGAGCCTGGACGTCGGCCTGCGCTTCACCGACGAAACCAAGCGCGCGCTGATCCTCAACTACGCCTACGCCGATCCGGCGTTCCAGCGGCCGATCGCGGAGCTGGCCAACTTCACCGGTTCCAATTCCTCGCGCAACGTGTCGCCGAAGGTGTCGCTGTCGTGGCGCGCGAACGATCGCATCAATCTGTACGCCAGCTACAACACCGGCTTTCACTCAGGCGGCTACAACATCCGCGCCAACTGCGCGGTGATCCCGAGTTCGTGCCGGCCGATCGACGACGAGAAGGTCCAGTCCTATGAACTGGGCAGCAAGATGAGCTTCTTCGACGATCGCCTGATGATCAACACCTCGGTGTTCCACAACGACTATTCCAACATCCAGTTGTCGGTGTTCACGTCCTACACCTTGCCCGGCGGCAGCACCGGTTTCTTCGGCGACTACACCAATGCCGGCAAGGGGTATATCCAGGGTCTGGAGCAGGAGTTCGCCTGGAAACCGTCGGAGCATTGGACGCTCAGCGGCAACTTCGCCTATCTGCGGACCAGGTACAGCGAATACCTGAGCGGCGGCGTGGATATCGCCGACAGTCAGCGTTTCACCAACGCGCCGCGCTGGTCGGGCGGACTCAGCCTGTACGGGCATTACCCACTGGCGCGCGGCGGCAGCCTGGGCGGGCGGATCAACTACAGCTACCAGACCAAGGTGTATCCGGAGACCACGTTGTCGCCGTTGATCGCGCAGCGCGCCTACGGCCTGTGGAACGCCGGGCTGATCTGGCAGGTCAACGAGCCGTGGACGCTGAGCCTGCAAGGCAGCAACCTGGCCGACAAGTCGTATCGCACCACCGGTTACAACGTCGCCGCGTTGGACATCGTGACCGGTTTCTACGGCGCGCCGCGCACGGTGAGCTTGTCGGCGCGCTATGAATTCTGA
- a CDS encoding alpha/beta fold hydrolase yields MSAERFSTLRWRSPDGLQLYARDYPGVPGAEASARCPVICIPGLTRNSADFDEIAAMVAASGRRVLAVDLRGRGQSHYATDPATYSVDTYALDILELMRSQSISRAVFMGTSLGVWVTLTIAAKRADAVVAAVLNDAGPEAPKAALDRIARYAGVPVPPMTREDAATYIERVGSAAYPRYTRADWMGMIERMFRVREDGLLVLDYDPRIIRTLGPIKLWLLRPLLWRLYRKLATQRPTLILRGELSDVLEARTARRMAAVSPLARLVEVAQVGHAPSLSEPDAVAGIMGLLREVD; encoded by the coding sequence ATGTCGGCCGAACGATTCAGCACGCTGCGCTGGCGCAGCCCGGACGGATTGCAGTTGTACGCGCGCGATTACCCGGGCGTGCCCGGCGCCGAGGCGTCGGCGCGCTGTCCGGTGATCTGCATTCCGGGATTGACCCGCAATTCGGCCGATTTCGACGAGATCGCGGCGATGGTGGCAGCCAGCGGGCGGCGGGTGCTCGCGGTGGATCTGCGTGGACGCGGGCAGTCGCATTACGCCACCGATCCGGCGACTTACAGCGTCGATACCTACGCACTCGATATTCTCGAACTGATGCGCTCGCAATCGATCTCGCGCGCGGTGTTCATGGGCACCTCGCTCGGCGTGTGGGTGACGTTGACGATCGCGGCCAAGCGCGCGGACGCGGTGGTCGCGGCGGTGCTCAACGATGCCGGACCGGAGGCGCCGAAGGCCGCGCTGGACCGGATCGCGCGCTACGCCGGCGTTCCGGTGCCGCCGATGACGCGCGAGGACGCCGCGACCTATATCGAGCGGGTCGGCAGCGCGGCCTATCCGCGTTATACGCGGGCCGACTGGATGGGCATGATCGAGCGGATGTTCCGCGTGCGCGAGGATGGATTGCTGGTGCTCGACTACGACCCGCGCATCATCCGCACCCTCGGCCCGATCAAGCTGTGGCTGCTGCGGCCGCTGCTGTGGCGCCTGTACCGCAAGCTCGCCACGCAACGGCCGACCTTGATCCTGCGCGGTGAATTGTCGGACGTGCTCGAAGCGCGCACCGCGCGGCGCATGGCGGCGGTGTCGCCGTTGGCCCGTCTGGTCGAAGTGGCGCAGGTCGGGCATGCGCCGTCGTTGTCGGAGCCCGATGCGGTGGCCGGGATCATGGGGCTGTTGCGCGAGGTGGATTGA
- a CDS encoding class I adenylate-forming enzyme family protein has protein sequence MLNIPAPLLPDIFATHGRWLGTRPVIVAPDRSVDWRTLDAQTNRIANALIAAGARHDDRIAMLMSNCIEMAELIVGIMKAGCVAVPLNTAVSDASAAAMIADAGAAMVFATADHAARVQARAGVARIEVGAVASSHQLGSRAIGPGEHHPDAAGWQAYADWLGNAGVEPPKVPIAGADLCNIIYSSGTTGEPKGIVHTHQARLLWAYDIALALRQHSGARSLIVTGLYSNISWAALLGTWLSGGTVVLRRGFDVADTLATIARERITHTAMVPVQYQRLLDYPAFATTDRSSLQMVMSVGSSLPPATKARLIDTCRCDVVEVYGTTEGVLTALAPQDAQGRLASVGKPLAGVELAILDADDRPVAAGQAGEIVGRSRFAMHAYWRRPAATAEAIWIDADGRPWLRTGDIGRLDDEGYLYILDRKKDLIISGGQNIYPADIEAVLMEHEHVGECAVIGIPSPTWGESPLALVVLKQRGLDERGSGEAEQIKAWLNQRVGKQQRVVAVELREQLPRNPTGKLLKRELRAPYWPGA, from the coding sequence ATGCTCAACATACCGGCCCCCTTGCTGCCCGACATTTTCGCGACCCATGGCCGCTGGCTCGGTACGCGGCCGGTGATCGTCGCGCCCGACCGCAGCGTGGACTGGCGCACGCTCGACGCGCAGACCAACCGCATCGCCAATGCGCTGATCGCCGCCGGTGCGCGCCACGACGATCGCATCGCGATGCTGATGTCGAACTGCATCGAGATGGCCGAACTCATCGTCGGGATCATGAAGGCCGGCTGCGTCGCGGTGCCGCTCAACACCGCGGTCAGCGATGCCAGCGCGGCGGCGATGATCGCCGATGCGGGCGCGGCGATGGTGTTCGCGACCGCCGATCACGCCGCGCGGGTGCAAGCGAGGGCCGGCGTTGCGCGGATCGAAGTCGGCGCGGTCGCCAGCTCGCACCAGTTGGGTTCGCGCGCGATCGGCCCGGGCGAGCACCACCCGGATGCGGCCGGATGGCAGGCGTACGCGGACTGGCTCGGCAACGCCGGTGTCGAGCCGCCCAAGGTACCGATCGCCGGCGCGGACCTGTGCAACATCATCTATTCCTCGGGCACCACCGGCGAGCCGAAGGGCATCGTGCATACCCATCAGGCGCGGCTGCTATGGGCCTACGACATCGCCCTGGCCCTGCGTCAGCATTCGGGCGCGCGCAGCCTGATCGTGACCGGGTTGTATTCGAACATCAGCTGGGCGGCCTTGCTGGGCACCTGGCTCAGCGGCGGCACCGTGGTGCTGCGCCGGGGCTTCGATGTGGCCGACACCCTGGCGACGATCGCGCGCGAGCGGATCACGCATACGGCGATGGTGCCGGTGCAGTACCAGCGGCTGCTCGATTATCCCGCGTTCGCGACGACCGACCGGTCCTCGCTGCAAATGGTGATGAGCGTGGGGTCGTCCTTGCCGCCGGCGACCAAGGCGCGCTTGATCGACACCTGCCGCTGCGATGTGGTCGAGGTGTACGGCACCACCGAAGGGGTGCTCACCGCGTTGGCGCCGCAGGACGCGCAAGGCCGCCTGGCCTCGGTCGGCAAGCCGCTGGCGGGTGTGGAGCTGGCGATTCTCGATGCGGACGATCGTCCGGTCGCGGCCGGGCAGGCGGGCGAGATCGTCGGCCGCAGCCGGTTCGCGATGCATGCGTACTGGCGCCGGCCCGCGGCGACCGCCGAGGCGATCTGGATCGATGCCGATGGGCGGCCGTGGCTGCGCACGGGCGATATCGGCCGCCTCGACGACGAGGGCTATCTATACATCCTCGATCGCAAGAAGGACCTGATCATTTCCGGCGGACAGAACATTTATCCGGCCGACATCGAGGCGGTGCTGATGGAGCACGAGCATGTCGGCGAATGCGCGGTGATCGGTATCCCGAGCCCGACCTGGGGCGAATCGCCGCTGGCGCTGGTCGTGCTCAAGCAGCGCGGCCTCGACGAGCGAGGTTCCGGCGAGGCCGAGCAGATCAAGGCCTGGCTCAACCAGCGCGTGGGCAAACAGCAGCGCGTGGTCGCGGTCGAGTTGCGCGAGCAATTGCCGCGCAATCCCACCGGCAAGCTGCTCAAGCGCGAACTGCGCGCGCCGTATTGGCCGGGTGCCTGA
- a CDS encoding ParB-like protein — MSQHGPRHPILSVAPERLHPTQLTVGRAEVAAKRAQWHALGAKKRKALIASHWFPGVLGPQGAVYIVDHHHFGLAMLLEGVERVPVIVQRDFSWLAPDTFWRTMEFNRWAHPYDDRGQRTDYAAIPSRLSELRDDPYRTLAARVREAGGCAKDATPYAEFLWADFFRARLKPAAVAKGGDKLLQRALLLAHGHDAGYLPGWSGLIE; from the coding sequence ATGTCCCAGCACGGTCCGCGTCACCCCATCCTGTCGGTCGCGCCCGAGCGCCTGCATCCGACCCAGCTCACCGTCGGCCGTGCCGAGGTCGCCGCCAAGCGCGCGCAATGGCATGCGCTCGGCGCCAAGAAACGCAAGGCCCTGATCGCGTCGCACTGGTTTCCCGGCGTGCTGGGGCCGCAGGGCGCGGTGTATATCGTCGATCACCATCATTTCGGCCTGGCGATGCTGCTGGAGGGCGTCGAGCGGGTGCCGGTGATCGTGCAGCGCGATTTCTCCTGGCTCGCGCCGGACACGTTCTGGCGGACCATGGAATTCAACCGCTGGGCGCACCCTTACGACGATCGCGGACAGCGCACCGATTACGCCGCGATCCCGTCGCGCCTGAGCGAGTTGCGCGACGATCCGTACCGCACCCTCGCCGCGCGCGTGCGCGAGGCCGGCGGCTGCGCGAAGGACGCGACGCCGTACGCGGAATTCCTGTGGGCCGATTTCTTCCGCGCGCGGCTCAAGCCGGCCGCGGTCGCCAAGGGCGGCGACAAGCTGTTGCAGCGCGCCTTGCTGCTCGCGCACGGACACGACGCCGGCTACCTGCCCGGCTGGAGCGGCCTGATCGAATGA